The Pseudomonas chlororaphis subsp. piscium genome contains the following window.
GTCGTGCAGCTGCTCGCCGAGCATCTGCAAACCGCCGCAGATGCCCAGCAACTTGCCGCCATAGCGCAGGTGCCGGGCGATGGCCGTGTCCCAGCCCTGGGCACGCAGATACGCCAGGTCGCTGCGCACGCTTTTCGAGCCGGGCAGGATGATCAGGTCGGCCGGCGGAATCGCCTGGCCAGGACCGATGAATTGCAGGTCCACCTGGGGGTGCAAGCGCAGCGGATCGAAGTCGGTGTGATTGCTAATGCGCGGCAACACCGGCACTAGCACTTTCAGCACCTGCTCGGCCTTGTCGGCCTGACGCTGATCGATGCCGTCCTCGGCCTCCAGATGCAGGTCCAGCACATAGGGCAGCACGCCGATCACCGGTTTGCCGGTACGCGCCTCGAGCCAGTCGAGACCCGGTTGCAACAGGGCGATATCGCCGCGAAAACGGTTGATGATGAAACCTTTGACCCGCGCCTGCTCGCTCGGCGACAACAGCTCCAGGGTGCCTACCAGGTGAGCGAAAACCCCGCCACGGTTGATGTCGGCGATCAGCAGCACCGGGCAGTCCACCGCTTCGGCAAAGCCCATGTTGGCGATATCGCCGGCCCGCAGGTTGATCTCCGCCGGCGAGCCCGCGCCCTCCACCATCACCACCGGATAGGCCGCGCTCAGGCGTTGGTGAGAGGCCAGCACCGCCTGCATGGCGATGGCCTTGTAGTCGTGATAGGCCACTGCGTTCATGGTGGTCACCGCACGGCCGTGAATGATCACCTGGGCCCCGGTGTCGCTGTTGGGCTTGAGCAGCACCGGGTTCATGTCGGTATGCGGCTCCAGGTGCGCGGCCTGGGCCTGCACCGCCTGGGCCCGGCCGATCTCGCCACCGTCGGCGGTCACCGCGCTGTTGAGGGCCATGTTCTGCGGCTTGAAAGGAACGACGCTCACCCCTTGGCGCGTCAGCCAGCGGCAGAGCGCCGTCACCAGGGTGCTTTTACCGGCATCGGAGGTGGTGCCCTGCACCATCAGGGTGGTCATGGATGTTCCTTGGCGTAGGCGACAAAGGCCTGTTCGAGACGCGACCAGTCGGCTTCGTCGGCCGGCAGGCCGAAGCGCAGGCTGCTGTTGTGGGTGAACAGCCGCAGCAGGATGCCCCGGCGCGCCATGAACTCATGCAACAGCTCGGCGCGATCGGTGATCAGCCACTGGAACAACGCACAGCCTCCCTGGGGTTTCAGGCCGTGGCGCTCGAGCAGTTGCGCCAGGCGCAGGCTCGCCGCTTCACTGCGCAGCCGTTGCCGCCCATGGCCTTCATTGTCGCGCAGGCACACCTGGCCCAGCACCCGGGTCGGCCCGCTGACGGCCCAGGGGCCGACCTGTTCGGCCAGCAGCTTGAGCAGCTTGCGCTCGGCCAGGACGAAGCCCAGGCGCACACCGGCCAGGCCGAAAAACTTGCCGAAGGAACGCAGGACGATCAACCCCACCTGATCGGCCTGGGCCGCCAGGCTCAGCTGGGGAGTGTTGTCCATGAAGGCCTCGTCGACCACCAGCCAGCCACCGCGCTGCGCCAGGCGCGCGTGCCAGTCCAGCAGGCGCTCCGGGGTCAGGCTCAGGCCCGTGGGGTTGTTCGGGTTGACCACCACCAGCACGTCCAGGCTGTCGAGGAAAAAGTCTACTTCCTGTTCCAGCACCTCACGCACGATGTAGCCGCTGCGGCGCCAGGCTTCGGCGTGTTCGGCATAACAGGGCGACAGCACGCCGACCTTGCCGGCGCGACGCAAACGCGGGAGCAGTTGGATCGCCGCCTGGGAGCCGGGCACCGGCAACACATGGGCGGCGCCGTAGTAGTCACGGGCGGCCTGCTCCAGGCCATCATCGGTTTCCGGCAGGCGCGCCCAGGCCCGCATGCCGATCTCGGGAATCGGCCACGGCCAGGGCGCCAGGCCGCTGGACAGGTCCAGCCAGTCGGCCTCGGCGATGCCGTATTGCTCGGCCGCCTTGCGCAGGCGGCCACCGTGCTCAAGCATAGAACTCAGCTCCCACGCAGAGAATCAGCAGCCATAACCAGACTCCACGCTGTACCAGTTGCCAGCCACGATCGATGGACGAAGCATCGGCCGCCGCCCCCTCGCCCAGCTGCGGCCGCTGGTGCAGCTCGCCGTGATAGATCGCCGCGCCGCCCAGCTCGACACCCAGGGCTCCGGCCCCGGCCGCCATCACCGGCCCGGCATTCGGGCTGTCCCAGGTCGGCCCCTGGCGGCGCCAGCATTTCAGCGCCAGGCGGGTCTTGCCCAGCAAGGCATACGTCAGGGCTACCAGGCGGGCCGGAATATAGTTGAGCAGATCGTCGATCTTCGCCGCCGCCCAGCCGAAACGCTCGAAACGTTCATTACGATAGCCCCACATCGCATCCAGGGTGTTGCTCAGGCGATAGAGCACCACGCCCGGCACGCCGGCCACGGCAAACCAGAACAAGGCAGCGAACACCGCGTCGCTGCCGTTCTCCAGCACCGACTCGGTGGCGGCTCGGGCAACTTCAGTGGCATCCAGTTCGCTGGTCTGGCGGCTCACCAGGTAACTGACCCGCTGCCGCGCCAGATCCAGGTCGTCGCTGCGCAAGGCCTGGGCCACCGGCTCGACATGCTCGCCGAGGCTGCGCAGGCCGAGGGCGCAGTACAGCGCCAGGATCTCGAACAGCCAGCCGATATAGGGCAGCCAGGAAAACAGCGTTGCCAGCAGGGTCAGCGGCAGCACCGCGATGACCCAGGCGGTGACGCCATGACTGCGCCAGCCGCGACCGCCGGAGTTGAAACGTTGCTCGATGCGATCGGCAAAACGGCCGAACGCCACCAGCGGATGCCAGCGTTTGGGTTCGCCCAGCAACGCATCCAGCGCCACCCCGGCGACACTCAGCAACGCCACACTCATTGACTCACTCCCCAGTAGTTTTCATACAGCAACTCACTCAGCGGACGCTCCCGCGCCCAGCCTTCGAGCACCAGCATTGGGGCCGGGTAAAACTCGCCCACCGGGCCCAGGCACAGCACCGCCAGCGGCTTGGCCCCGGCCGGCAGGCCCAGCAGCTCGGCCAGGGCAGCGGGCTCGAACAGAGACACCCAGCCCATGCCCAGCCCTTCGGCCCGAGCCG
Protein-coding sequences here:
- a CDS encoding cobyric acid synthase is translated as MTTLMVQGTTSDAGKSTLVTALCRWLTRQGVSVVPFKPQNMALNSAVTADGGEIGRAQAVQAQAAHLEPHTDMNPVLLKPNSDTGAQVIIHGRAVTTMNAVAYHDYKAIAMQAVLASHQRLSAAYPVVMVEGAGSPAEINLRAGDIANMGFAEAVDCPVLLIADINRGGVFAHLVGTLELLSPSEQARVKGFIINRFRGDIALLQPGLDWLEARTGKPVIGVLPYVLDLHLEAEDGIDQRQADKAEQVLKVLVPVLPRISNHTDFDPLRLHPQVDLQFIGPGQAIPPADLIILPGSKSVRSDLAYLRAQGWDTAIARHLRYGGKLLGICGGLQMLGEQLHDPLGLEGAPGSSAGLGLLAFETVLEQEKQLRNVRGRLALEEAEVSGYEIHAGVTTGPGLELPAVTLDNGRCDGARSDDGQILGTYLHGLFETPAACSALLRWAGLREVQAVDYHALRERDIERLADLVEQHLDTERLRQLCGL
- the cobD gene encoding threonine-phosphate decarboxylase CobD, whose protein sequence is MLEHGGRLRKAAEQYGIAEADWLDLSSGLAPWPWPIPEIGMRAWARLPETDDGLEQAARDYYGAAHVLPVPGSQAAIQLLPRLRRAGKVGVLSPCYAEHAEAWRRSGYIVREVLEQEVDFFLDSLDVLVVVNPNNPTGLSLTPERLLDWHARLAQRGGWLVVDEAFMDNTPQLSLAAQADQVGLIVLRSFGKFFGLAGVRLGFVLAERKLLKLLAEQVGPWAVSGPTRVLGQVCLRDNEGHGRQRLRSEAASLRLAQLLERHGLKPQGGCALFQWLITDRAELLHEFMARRGILLRLFTHNSSLRFGLPADEADWSRLEQAFVAYAKEHP
- the cbiB gene encoding adenosylcobinamide-phosphate synthase CbiB, whose amino-acid sequence is MSVALLSVAGVALDALLGEPKRWHPLVAFGRFADRIEQRFNSGGRGWRSHGVTAWVIAVLPLTLLATLFSWLPYIGWLFEILALYCALGLRSLGEHVEPVAQALRSDDLDLARQRVSYLVSRQTSELDATEVARAATESVLENGSDAVFAALFWFAVAGVPGVVLYRLSNTLDAMWGYRNERFERFGWAAAKIDDLLNYIPARLVALTYALLGKTRLALKCWRRQGPTWDSPNAGPVMAAGAGALGVELGGAAIYHGELHQRPQLGEGAAADASSIDRGWQLVQRGVWLWLLILCVGAEFYA